The following are from one region of the Ornithorhynchus anatinus isolate Pmale09 chromosome X1, mOrnAna1.pri.v4, whole genome shotgun sequence genome:
- the KBTBD11 gene encoding kelch repeat and BTB domain-containing protein 11 translates to MESPGEPCASPDSGGESGTPGTSSPPVGRGIRPGGDRDPVQGADDDDDDTEPPPEQEGEEEEELGEVMEGQEPDLVIEVSGRRVRAHRAVLAAKSDYFRARRSREVVRVKGVSWAALRLLLGYLYSGRLGPVRPDTAAELVGAARVLQVPCALPRATDALRAHLGLDNCLQLLALAKEQRLRDLREATYRFMSDQFLRVLREPGLYGRLGAQERDLILRRRTDGARRCLLLADLPDRALEPGSRSRPQSRPQSPRRSPSRSRPGSPSPADPADAGSRIFAFQPDTRDWRCLTRLPEGAGGRGCALCVLYNYLFVAGGVLPGGEGDGASNGGPSNKVFCYNPASDDWSAVRPMLQARAQLRLLALDGYLYAVGGECLLSVERYDPRADRWSAVAPLPRGAFAVAHEAATCRGAIYVSGGSLFYRLLKYDPRLDEWQECPASGGRHRRSADMVALDGSLYRFDLAGAAAGAVGGPGVDVSRYHCLAKRWTPCATDLRLPGGPPGPPTFRCAALDGAIYCVGRAGAWRFRPGPDDDRPGAHDGDRRAGFEPEPLPVPGDARGLLLPFVLALPDRPDRDQPDSGGEAPGSGE, encoded by the coding sequence ATGGAAAGCCCGGGGGAGCCGTGCGCCAGTCCGGACAGCGGCGGGGAGAGCGGGACTCCTGGGACCAGCTCGCCGCCGGTGGGTCGAGGCATCCGTCCCGGGGGTGACCGGGATCCCGTCCAGGGggcggacgacgacgacgacgacaccgAGCCGCCGccggagcaggagggggaggaggaggaggagttgggagaggtgatggagggccAGGAGCCCGACCTGGTCATCGAGGTGTCGGGCCGACGGGTGCGGGCGCACAGGGCGGTGCTGGCCGCCAAGAGCGACTACTTCAGGGCGCGCCGGTCGCGGGAGGTGGTGCGGGTGAAGGGGGTGAGCTGGGCGGCCCTGCGGCTGCTGCTGGGCTACCTCTACAGCGGCCGGCTGGGCCCCGTGAGGCCGGACACGGCGGCCGAGCTGGTGGGCGCCGCGCGGGTCCTGCAGGTGCCCTGCGCCCTGCCCCGCGCCACCGACGCCCTGCGGGCCCATCTCGGCCTGGACAACTGCCTGCAGCTGCTCGCCCTGGCCAAGGAGCAGCGGCTCCGGGACCTGCGGGAGGCCACCTACCGCTTCATGAGCGACCAATTTCTCCGCGTGCTGCGGGAGCCCGGCCTGTACGGCCGCCTGGGAGCCCAGGAGCGGGACCTCATCCTCCGACGCCGGACGGACGGAGCCCGCCGGTGCCTGCTGCTCGCGGACCTGCCCGACCGGGCCTTGGAGCCAGGGAGCCGGAGCCGGCCGCAGAGCCGGCCGCAGAGCCCGCGCCGGAGCCCGTCCCGGAGCCGGCCGGGGAGCCCGTCTCCGGCCGACCCCGCCGACGCCGGCTCCCGCATCTTCGCCTTCCAGCCGGACACCCGGGACTGGCGCTGCCTGACCCGCCTCCCCGAGGGGGCCGGCGGCAGGGGCTGCGCCCTCTGCGTCCTCTACAACTACCTCTTCGTGGCCGGGGGCGTCctgcccggcggggagggggacggggcctcCAACGGGGGCCCCTCGAACAAGGTCTTCTGCTACAACCCGGCCTCCGACGACTGGAGCGCCGTGCGTCCCATGCTGCAGGCCCGGGCCCAGCTGCGGCTGCTGGCCCTGGACGGCTACCTCTACGCCGTGGGGGGCGAGTGCCTGTTGAGCGTGGAGCGCTACGACCCCCGCGCCGACCGCTGGAGCGCCGTGGCGCCGCTGCCCCGGGGCGCCTTCGCCGTGGCGCACGAGGCGGCCACGTGCCGCGGGGCCATCTACGTGTCCGGCGGCTCCCTCTTCTACCGCCTGCTGAAGTACGACCCGCGGCTGGACGAGTGGCAGGAGTGCCCGGCCAGCGGCGGCCGACACCGCCGCTCGGCCGACATGGTGGCCCTAGACGGCTCCCTCTACCGCTTCGACCtggccggggccgcggccggaGCCGTCGGGGGCCCCGGCGTCGACGTGTCCCGCTACCACTGCCTGGCCAAGCGCTGGACCCCCTGCGCCACCGACCTGCGGCTCCCCGgaggcccgcccggcccgccgacCTTCCGCTGCGCCGCCCTGGACGGGGCCATCTACTGcgtcggccgggccggggcctggcGCTTCCGCCCGGGCCCGGACGACGACCGGCCCGGCGCCCACGACGGGGACCGGCGGGCCGGCTTCGAGCCCGAGCCCCTCCCCGTGCCCGGCGACGCcaggggcctcctcctccccttcgtcCTCGCCCTGCCCGACCGGCCCGACCGAGACCAGCCGGACTCCGGCGGCGAGGCCCCCGGGAGCGGGGAGTGA